Proteins from one Bordetella genomosp. 10 genomic window:
- a CDS encoding flagellar basal body-associated FliL family protein: MATSKTPTMPSRSTLPVRSGGASRLLRPIIGLLVLLIVAAASVATTWMITTRSQRQPANAAVQINVGQAQQPGATPTTFVPPPAAPAAVPAPIFIPIEPFTVTVQSANAERMLHVALTLRVSDEQSRQRIEKYMPEVRSRILLLASSQTPESVQTPQGKTDLANAIIKAVNKPFSPIPDGQYVTDVLFTAFVVQ, translated from the coding sequence CGTGCGATCCGGCGGCGCCAGCCGGCTGCTGCGCCCCATCATCGGACTGCTGGTCCTCCTGATCGTGGCCGCGGCCAGCGTCGCCACGACCTGGATGATCACCACCCGTTCGCAGCGCCAGCCGGCCAACGCCGCCGTCCAGATCAACGTCGGCCAGGCGCAGCAGCCCGGCGCGACGCCGACCACGTTCGTGCCGCCGCCGGCCGCGCCCGCCGCCGTGCCCGCGCCGATCTTCATTCCCATCGAGCCCTTCACGGTCACGGTGCAGAGCGCCAATGCCGAACGCATGCTGCACGTCGCCCTGACGCTGCGCGTCAGCGACGAGCAGTCCCGCCAGCGCATCGAGAAATACATGCCGGAAGTGCGCAGCCGCATCCTGTTGCTGGCCTCCTCGCAAACGCCGGAAAGCGTGCAGACGCCGCAAGGCAAGACGGACCTGGCCAACGCCATCATCAAGGCCGTCAACAAGCCGTTCTCGCCCATCCCCGATGGCCAGTACGTCACCGACGTGCTCTTCACGGCATTCGTGGTGCAATAA